Proteins encoded by one window of Castor canadensis chromosome 2, mCasCan1.hap1v2, whole genome shotgun sequence:
- the Flnc gene encoding filamin-C isoform X2 — MMNNSGYSDASGLGLGDEADEMPSTEKDLAEDAPWKKIQQNTFTRWCNEHLKCVGKRLTDLQRDLSDGLRLIALLEVLSQKRMYRKFHPRPNFRQMKLENVSVALEFLEREHIKLVSIDSKAIVDGNLKLILGLIWTLILHYSISMPMWEDEDDEDARKQTPKQRLLGWIQNKVPQLPITNFNRDWQDGKALGALVDNCAPGLCPDWEAWDPNQPVQNAREAMQQADDWLGVPQVIAPEEIVDPNVDEHSVMTYLSQFPKAKLKPGAPVRSKQLNPKKAIAYGPGIEPQGNTVLQPAHFTVQTVDAGVGEVLVYIEDPEGHTEEAKVVPNNDKDRTYAVSYVPKVAGLHKVTVLFAGQNIERSPFEVNVGMALGDANKVSARGPGLEPVGNVANKPTYFDIYTAGAGTGDVAVVIVDPQGRRDTVEVALEDKGDSTFRCTYRPVMEGPHTVHVAFAGAPITRSPFPVHVAEACNPNACRASGRGLQPKGVRVKEVADFKVFTKGAGSGELKVTVKGPKGTEEPVKVREAGDGVFECEYYPVVPGKYVVTITWGGYAIPRSPFEVQVSPEAGAQKVRAWGPGLETGQVGKSADFVVEAIGTEVGTLGFSIEGPSQAKIECDDKGDGSCDVRYWPTEPGEYAVHVICDDEDIRDSPFIAHIQPAPPDCFPDKVKAFGPGLEPTGCIVDRPAEFTIDARAAGKGDLKLYAQDADGCPIDIKVIPNGDGTFRCSYVPTKPIKHTIIISWGGVNVPKSPFRVNVGEGSHPERVKVYGPGVEKTGLKANEPTYFTVDCSEAGQGDVSIGIKCAPGVVGPAEADIDFDIIKNDNDTFTVKYTPPGAGHYTIMVLFANQEIPASPFHIKVDPSHDASKVKAEGPGLNRTGVEVGKPTHFTVLTKGAGKAKLDVQFAGAAKGEVVRDFEIIDNHDYSYTVKYTAVQQGNMAVTVTYGGDPVPKSPFVVNVAPPLDLSKVKVQGLNSKVAVGQEQAFSVSTQGAGGQGQLDVRMTSPSRRPVPCKLEPGAGAETQAVRYMPPEEGPYKVDITYDGHPVPGSPFAVEGVLPPDPSKVCAYGPGLKGGLVGTPAPFSIDTKGAGTGGLGLTVEGPCEAKIECQDNGDGSCAVSYLPTEPGEYTINILFAEAHIPGSPFKATIRPVFDPSKVRASGPGLERGKAGEAATFTVDCSEAGEAELTIEILSDAGVKAEVLIHNNADGTYHITYSPAFPGTYTITIKYGGHPIPKFPTRVHVQPAVDTSGVKVSGPGVEPHGVLREVTTEFTVDARSLTATGGNHVTAHVLNPSGAKTDTYVTDNGDGTYRVQYTAYEEGVHLVEVLYDEVAVPKSPFRVGVTEGCDPTRVRAFGPGLESGLVNKANRFTVETRGAGTGGLGLAIEGPSEAKMSCKDNKDGSCTVEYIPFTPGDYDVNITFGGRPIPGSPFRVPVKDVVDPGKVKCSGPGLGAGVRARVPQTFTVDCSQAGRAPLQVAVLGPTGVAEPVEVRDNGDGTHTVHYTPATDGPYTVAVKYADQEVPRSPFKIKVLPAHDASKVRASGPGLNASGIPASLPVEFTIDARDAGEGLLTVQILDPEGKPKKANIRDNGDGTYTVSYLPDMSGRYTITIKYGGDEIPYSPFRIHALPTGDASKCLVTVSIGGHGLGACLGPRIQIGEETVITVDAKAAGKGKVTCTVSTPDGAELDVDVVENHDGTFDIYYTAPEPGKYVITIRFGGEHIPNSPFHVLACDSLPRVEEPAEVLQLHQPHAPPRPSTCPTHWATEEPVVPVEPLESMLRPFNLVIPFTVQKGELTGEVRMPSGKTARPNITDNKDGTITVRYAPTEKGLHQMGIKYDGNHIPGSPLQFYVDAINSRHVSAYGPGLSHGMVNKPATFTIVTKDAGEGGLSLAVEGPSKAEITCKDNKDGTCTVSYLPTAPGDYSIIVRFDDKHIPGSPFTAKITGDDSMRTSQLNVGTSTDVSLKITESDLSQLTASIRAPSGNEEPCLLKRLPNRHIGISFTPKEVGEHVVSVRKSGKHVTNSPFKILVGPSEIGDASKVRVWGKGLSEGHTFQVAEFIVDTRNAGYGGLGLSIEGPSKVDINCEDMEDGTCKVTYCPTEPGTYIINIKFADKHVPGSPFTVKVTGEGRMKESITRRRQAPSIATIGSTCDLNLKIPGNWFQMVSAQERLTRTFTRSSHTYTRTERTEISKTRGGETKREVRVEESTQVGGDPFPAVFGDFLGRERLGSFGSITRQQEGEASSQDMTAQVTSPSGKTEAAEIVEGEDSAYSVRFVPQEMGPHTVAVKYRGQHVPGSPFQFTVGPLGEGGAHKVRAGGTGLERGVAGMPAEFSIWTREAGAGGLSIAVEGPSKAEIAFEDRKDGSCGVSYVVQEPGDYEVSIKFNDEHIPDSPFVVPVASLSDDARRLTVTSLQETGLKVNQPASFAVQLNGARGVIDARVHTPSGAVEECYVSELDSDKHTIRFIPHENGVHSIDVKFNGAHIPGSPFKIRVGEQSQAGDPGLVSAYGPGLEGGTTGVSSEFIVNTLNAGSGALSVTIDGPSKVQLDCRECPEGHVVTYTPMAPGNYLIAIKYGGPQHIVGSPFKAKVTGPRLSGGHSLHETSTVLVETVTKSSSSRGSSYSSIPKFSSDASKVVTRGPGLSQAFVGQKNSFTVDCSKAGTNMMMVGVHGPKTPCEEVYVKHMGNRVYNVTYTVKEKGDYILIVKWGDESVPGSPFKVNVP, encoded by the exons ATGATGAACAACAGTGGCTACTCCGACGCCTCCGGCCTCGGCCTGGGCGATGAGGCGGACGAGATGCCGTCCACTGAGAAGGACCTGGCGGAGGACGCGCCATGGAAGAAGATCCAGCAGAACACGTTCACGCGCTGGTGCAACGAACACCTCAAGTGCGTGGGCAAGCGCCTGACCGACCTGCAGCGCGACCTCAGCGACGGGCTGCGCCTCATCGCGCTGCTCGAGGTGCTCAGTCAGAAGCGCATGTACCGCAAGTTCCACCCGCGCCCCAACTTCCGCCAGATGAAGCTGGAGAACGTGTCTGTGGCTCTCGAGTTCCTGGAGCGCGAGCACATCAAGCTCGTGTCCATCG ACAGCAAGGCCATCGTGGATGGGAACCTAAAGCTGATCCTGGGTCTGATCTGGACTCTGATTCTGCACTACTCCATTTCCATGCCCATGTGGGAGGATGAAGATGATGAAGATGCCCGCAAACAGACACCCAAGCAGCGTCTGCTCGGCTGGATCCAGAACAAGGTCCCCCAGCTGCCCATCACCAACTTCAACCGTGATTGGCAAGACGGCAAGGCTCTGGGTGCCCTGGTGGACAACTGTGCCCCTG GTCTCTGCCCTGACTGGGAAGCCTGGGACCCCAACCAGCCTGTGCAGAATGCTCGGGAAGCCATGCAGCAAGCAGACGACTGGCTCGGGGTGCCCCAG GTGATTGCCCCCGAGGAAATTGTGGACCCCAATGTGGATGAGCATTCGGTCATGACCTACCTGTCCCAGTTCCCCAAGGCCAAGCTAAAACCTGGTGCCCCTGTTCGTTCCAAGCAGTTGAACCCAAAGAAAGCCATCGCCTATGGGCCGG GCATTGAGCCCCAGGGCAACACTGTGCTGCAGCCCGCCCACTTCACTGTGCAGACTGTGGATGCTGGAGTGGGTGAGGTGCTAGTCTACATTGAGGACCCTGAGGGCCACACCGAGGAG gCCAAGGTGGTTCCCAACAATGATAAGGACCGCACCTACGCCGTCTCCTACGTACCAAAGGTTGCTGGGTTACACAAG GTGACTGTGCTCTTTGCTGGCCAGAACATTGAGCGTAGCCCCTTTGAGGTGAATGTGGGCATGGCCCTGGGAGATGCCAACAAGGTGTCAGCCCGTGGCCCTGGCCTGGAACCTGTGGGTAATGTGGCCAACAAACCCACCTACTTTGATATCTATACTGCAG GGGCTGGCACTGGTGATGTTGCCGTGGTGATCGTGGACCCACAGGGCCGGAGGGACACAGTGGAGGTAGCCTTGGAGGACAAGGGTGACAGCACATTCCGCTGCACATACAGGCCTGTGATGGAGGGGCCACACACAGTTCACGTGGCCTTTGCTGGTGCTCCCATCACCCGCAGTCCTTTCCCTGTCCATGTGGCTGAAG CCTGTAACCCCAATGCCTGCCGTGCCTCTGGGCGAGGCCTGCAGCCCAAAGGTGTGCGTGTAAAAGAGGTGGCTGACTTCAAGGTGTTCACCAAGGGTGCTGGCAGTGGAGAGCTCAAGGTCACAGTCAAGGGGCCAA AGGGCACAGAGGAGCCAGTGAAGGTGCGGGAGGCTGGGGATGGTGTGTTCGAGTGCGAGTACTATCCTGTGGTGCCTGGAAAGTATGTGGTGACCATCACGTGGGGCGGCTATGCCATTCCCCGTAG CCCCTTTGAGGTCCAGGTGAGCCCAGAGGCAGGAGCCCAGAAGGTACGGGCCTGGGGTCCTGGTTTGGAGACTGGCCAGGTGGGCAAGTCAGCTGACTTTGTGGTAGAAGCCATCGGCACAGAAGTGGGGACACTAG GCTTCTCCATTGAGGGACCCTCACAGGCCAAGATTGAGTGTGATGACAAGGGTGATGGTTCCTGTGATGTGCGGTACTGGCCTACAGAGCCTGGGGAGTATGCTGTCCATGTCATCTGTGACGATGAGGACATCCGTGACTCACCCTTCATTGCCCACATCCAGCCAGCCCCACCAGACTGCTTCCCTGACAAG GTGAAGGCCTTTGGGCCTGGCCTGGAGCCCACTGGCTGCATCGTGGACAGGCCTGCTGAGTTCACCATTGATGCTCGTGCTGCTGGCAAGGGAGACCTGAAGCTCTATGCCCAG GATGCAGACGGCTGCCCCATCGACATCAAAGTGATCCCCAACGGCGATGGCACCTTCCGCTGCTCCTATGTGCCCACCAAGCCCATTAAGCACACCATCATCATCTCCTGGGGAGGTGTCAACGTGCCCAAGAGCCCCTTCAGG GTGAACGTGGGAGAGGGCAGTCACCCTGAGCGGGTGAAGGTGTATGGCCCTGGCGTGGAGAAGACAGGCCTCAAGGCCAATGAGCCCACCTATTTCACAGTGGACTGCAGTGAGGCAGGGCAAG GTGATGTGAGCATTGGCATCAAGTGTGCCCCTGGTGTGGTGGGCCCTGCAGAGGCTGACATCGACTTCGACATTATCAAGAATGACAATGACACCTTCACAGTCAAGTACACACCTCCAGGGGCCGGACACTACACCATCATGGTGCTTTTTGCCAACCAG GAGATCCCTGCCAGCCCCTTCCACATCAAGGTGGACCCATCCCACGATGCCAGCAAGGTCAAGGCTGAGGGCCCTGGGCTGAACCGCACAG GTGTGGAAGTCGGAAAGCCCACTCACTTCACTGTGCTGACCAAGGGGGCAGGCAAGGCCAAGCTAGATGTGCAGTTTGCTGGAGCAGCCAAGGGAGAGGTTGTGCGGGACTTTGAAATCATAGACAATCACGACTACTCCTACACCGTCAAGTACACTGCCGTACAGCAG GGCAACATGGCAGTAACAGTGACCTACGGTggagaccctgtccccaaaagCCCCTTTGTGGTGAATGTGGCACCCCCACTGGACCTCAGCAAAGTTAAAGTTCAAGGCCTCAACAGCA AGGTGGCTGTGGGGCAGGAACAGGCATTCTCCGTGAGCACACAAGGGGCTGGCGGTCAGGGTCAATTAGACGTGCGGATGACCTCACCCTCCCGACGGCCCGTCCCCTGCAAGCTGGAGCCTGGAGCTGGAGCTGAAACTCAGGCCGTGCGTTACATGCCCCCTGAGGAGGGGCCATACAAGGTGGATATTACCTATGATGGCCACCCCGTCCCTGGCAGCCCCTTTGCTGTGGAAGGTGTCCTGCCCCCTGACCCCTCCAAG GTCTGTGCTTATGGCCCTGGTCTCAAGGGTGGACTCGTAGGCACCCCTGCACCCTTCTCCATCGACACCAAAGGGGCCGGCACAGGAGGCCTGGGGCTGACTGTGGAAGGCCCCTGCGAGGCCAAGATTGAGTGCCAGGATAACGGTGATGGCTCCTGTGCTGTCAGTTACCTACCCACAGAGCCAGGCGAATACACCATTAACATCCTGTTTGCCGAAGCCCATATCCCTGGCTCACCCTTCAAGGCCACCATCCGACCCGTGTTCGACCCGAGCAAGGTTCGAGCCAGTGGGCCAGGCCTAGAGCGTGGCAAAGCTGGTGAGGCAGCCACATTCACTGTGGACTGCTCAGAAGCTGGAGAGGCAGAGCTGACCATTGAGATCCTGTCGGACGCTGGTGTCAAGGCTGAGGTGCTGATCCATAACAACGCCGATGGCACCTACCACATCACCTACAGCCCTGCCTTCCCTGGCACCTACACCATCACCATCAAATATGGAGGCCATCCAATACCCAAATTCCCCACGCGTGTCCATGTGCAGCCTGCTGTTGATACCAGTGGTGTCAAGGTCTCAGGACCGGGTGTGGAGCCACACG GTGTTCTACGGGAGGTGACCACTGAATTCACTGTGGACGCAAGGTCCCTAACAGCCACTGGTGGCAACCATGTGACAGCACATGTGCTCAACCCCTCGGGTGCTAAGACAGACACCTACGTGACAGACAACGGGGATGGCACCTACCGAGTGCAGTACACGGCCTATGAAGAGG GTGTGCATTTGGTGGAGGTGCTCTATGATGAGGTAGCTGTGCCCAAGAGCCCCTTCCGGGTGGGCGTGACCGAGGGCTGTGATCCCACCCGTGTCCGAGCCTTTGGACCAGGCCTGGAGAGTGGCTTGGTCAACAAGGCCAACCGCTTCACTGTGGAAACCAG GGGAGCTGGCACTGGGGGCCTAGGACTGGCCATTGAGGGCCCCTCAGAAGCCAAGATGTCTTGCAAAGACAACAAGGATGGTAGCTGCACTGTGGAGTACATCCCCTTCACCCCCGGAGACTATGATGTCAACATCACCTTTGGGGGGCGGCCCATCCCAG GGAGCCCATTCCGGGTACCAGTAAAGGATGTGGTAGACCCTGGGAAGGTGAAGTGCTCAGGACCAGGGCTGGGGGCCGGTGTCAGGGCACGGGTACCCCAGACCTTCACAGTGGACTGCAGTCAAGCTGGCCGGGCCCCCCTGCAGGTGGCTGTGCTAGGCCCTACAG GTGTGGCTGAGCCTGTGGAGGTGCGTGATAATGGAGATGGCACCCACACTGTCCACTATACCCCTGCCACTGACGGGCCCTACACAGTAGCGGTCAAGTATGCTGACCAGGAGGTGCCACGCAG CCctttcaagatcaaggtgcttcCAGCCCATGATGCCAGCAAGGTGAGGGCCAGTGGCCCTGGCCTCAACGCCTCTGGCATACCCGCCAGCCTGCCTGTGGAGTTCACTATAGATGCCCGGGATGCTGGAGAGGGGCTCCTCACTGTTCAGATCCTG GATCCTGAGGGTAAACCCAAGAAGGCCAACATCCGAGACAATGGGGATGGCACATACACTGTGTCCTACCTGCCAGACATGAGTGGCCGATACACCATCACCATCAAGTATGGTGGTGACGAGATCCCCTATTCTCCCTTCCGAATCCACGCCCTGCCCACTGGGGATGCCAGCAAGTGCCTTGTCACAG TGTCCATTGGAGGCCATGGCCTTG GTGCCTGCCTGGGACCCCGAATCCAGATTGGAGAGGAGACGGTGATCACGGTGGATGCCAAGGCAGCAGGCAAGGGGAAGGTGACCTGCACAGTCTCTACGCCAGACGGGGCAGAGCTCGACGTGGACGTGGTTGAGAACCACGATGGTACCTTTGACATCTACTACACAGCACCCGAGCCAGGGAAGTACGTCATCACCATCCGCTTCGGGGGCGAGCACATCCCCAACAGCCCCTTCCATGTGCTG GCTTGTGACTCCCTGCCCCGTGTGGAGGAGCCTGCTGAAGTGCTACAGCTGCACCAACCCCACGCCCCTCCCCGGCCCAGCACCTGCCCCACACACTGG GCCACAGAGGAGCCGGTGGTGCCTGTGGAACCATTGGAGTCTATGCTGAGGCCCTTCAACCTGGTCATCCCCTTCACCGTGCAGAAAGGAGAACTCACAG GAGAGGTGCGGATGCCTTCTGGGAAGACCGCACGGCCCAACATCACCGACAACAAGGACGGCACCATCACGGTTAGGTATGCGCCCACAGAGAAGGGCCTGCACCAGATGGGCATCAAGTATGATGGCAACCACATCCCTG GGAGTCCCCTGCAGTTCTATGTGGATGCCATCAACAGCCGCCATGTCAGTGCCTATGGGCCAGGCCTGAGCCATGGCATGGTCAACAAGCCGGCCACCTTTACCATTGTCACCAAGGATGCTGGGGAAG GGGGTCTGTCGTTGGCTGTGGAGGGCCCATCCAAAGCTGAGATCACCTGCAAGGACAACAAGGATGGCACCTGCACCGTGTCCTACCTGCCCACAGCGCCTGGTGACTACAGCATCATTGTGCGCTTTGATGACAAGCACATCCCAGGGAGCCCCTTCACGGCCAAGATCACAG GTGATGACTCAATGAGGACATCACAGCTGAATGTGGGCACCTCCACGGATGTGTCACTGAAGATCACTGAGAGTGACCTGAGCCAGCTGACTGCCAGTATCCGAGCCCCCTCAGGCAACGAGGAGCCCTGCCTGTTGAAGCGTCTGCCTAACCGGCATATTG GGATCTCCTTCACCCCCAAGGAAGTTGGGGAGCATGTGGTGAGTGTGCGCAAGAGTGGCAAGCATGTCACCAACAGCCCCTTCAAGATCCTGGTGGGGCCATCAGAGATTGGGGATGCCAGCAAGGTTCGCGTCTGGGGCAAGGGACTTTCTGAGGGCCACACTTTCCAGGTGGCAGAGTTCATCGTGGATACTCGTAACGCAG GTTATGGGGGATTGGGGCTGAGTATTGAAGGCCCTAGTAAGGTGGACATCAACTGTGAGGACATGGAGGACGGCACATGCAAAGTCACCTACTGCCCCACTGAGCCCGGCACCTACATCATCAACATCAAGTTTGCTGACAAACACGTACCCG GAAGCCCCTTCACCGTGAAGGTGACTGGCGAGGGCCGCATGAAGGAAAGTATCACCCGACGTAGACAGGCACCTTCCATTGCCACCATTGGTAGCACCTGTGACCTCAACCTCAAGATCCCAG GGAACTGGTTCCAGATGGTGTCTGCTCAGGAGCGCCTGACACGCACCTTCACACGAAGCAGCCACACATACACCCGCACAGAGCGGACAGAGATCAGCAAGACTCGGGGTGGGGAGACCAAGCGTGAGGTGCGGGTGGAGGAGTCCACCCAGGTTGGCGGAGACCCCTTCCCTGCTGTTTTTGGGGACTTCCTGGGTCGGGAACGCCTAGGATCCTTTGGCAGCATCACCCGGCAGCAGGAGG GTGAGGCCAGCTCTCAGGACATGACGGCGCAGGTGACCAGCCCATCAGGCAAGACAGAGGCTGCAGAGATTGTGGAGGGGGAGGACAGTGCATACAGCGTACGCTTTGTGCCCCAGGAGATGGGGCCCCACACGGTCGCTGTCAAGTACCGGGGCCAGCACGTGCCTGGTAGCCCCTTCCAGTTCACTGTGGGGCCTCTGGGTGAAGGTGGTGCTCACAAGGTGCGGGCTGGAGGCACAGGCTTGGAGCGAGGTGTGGCTGGCATGCCAG CTGAGTTCAGCATCTGGACCCGAGAAGCAGGTGCCGGGGGCCTGTCCATTGCTGTGGAGGGTCCCAGCAAGGCAGAGATTGCATTTGAGGACCGCAAAGATGGCTCCTGTGGTGTCTCCTATGTTGTTCAGGAGCCAG GTGACTACGAGGTGTCCATCAAGTTCAACGATGAGCACATCCCAGACAGCCCCTTTGTGGTGCCTGTGGCCTCCCTCTCAGATGATGCTCGCCGTCTCACGGTTACCAGCCTCCAG GAAACGGGGCTGAAAGTGAACCAGCCAGCATCCTTTGCAGTGCAGCTCAATGGTGCACGGGGTGTGATCGATGCTAGGGTGCATACACCCTCAGGAGCTGTGGAGGAGTGCTATGTCTCTGAGCTGGACAGTG ACAAGCATACCATCCGCTTCATCCCCCATGAGAATGGTGTTCACTCCATCGATGTCAAGTTCAATGGTGCCCACATACCCGGAAGCCCCTTCAAGATCCGTGTTGGGGAGCAGAGCCAGGCTGGAGACCCAGGCTTGGTGTCAGCCTATGGTCCTGGACTCGAGGGGGGCACCACTG GTGTGTCATCAGAGTTCATCGTGAACACCCTGAACGCAGGATCAGGAGCCTTGTCTGTCACCATTGATGGCCCTTCCAAAGTGCAGCTGGACTGTCGGGAGTGTCCTGAGGGCCATGTGGTCACTTACACTCCCATGGCCCCTGGCAACTACCTCATTGCCATCAAGTATGGTGGCCCCCAGCACATCGTGGGCAGCCCCTTCAAAGCGAAGGTCACAG GTCCCCGGTTGTCTGGAGGCCACAGCCTTCACGAAACATCCACGGTTCTGGTGGAGACTGTGACCAAGTCCTCCTCAAGCCGTGGCTCCAGCTACAGTTCCATCCCCAAGTTCTCTTCGGATGCCAGCAAGGTGGTGACACGAGGTCCTGGACTGTCCCAGGCATTTGTGGGTCAGAAGAACTCCTTCACCGTGGACTGCAGCAAAGCAG GCACCAACATGATGATGGTGGGTGTACACGGGCCCAAGACTCCCTGTGAGGAGGTGTATGTGAAGCACATGGGGAACCGCGTGTACAATGTCACCTACACTGTCAAGGAGAAAGGAGACTACATACTCATCGTCAAGTGGGGTGATGAAAGTGTCCCCGGAAGCCCTTTCAAAGTCAATGTGCCTTGA